The Linepithema humile isolate Giens D197 chromosome 2, Lhum_UNIL_v1.0, whole genome shotgun sequence genome has a segment encoding these proteins:
- the Tif-IA gene encoding RNA polymerase I-specific transcription initiation factor RRN3, with protein MSVVSSRVNSVSSLLKGPGVREQIIKQSNRVYFKLPKDIKSILYNFETGNDIKEYEKLIQLLREDAIKDCDLAEFLVETRQCVSMLDAKHELFIQVLLKIRWTNRSPGVISTYKLFLQDLVCMQTPHIKTVINHLVELFKPVEDSNVEHEAGKLKNEDIEKLNHIHDILHKILEVVPMSNKVLLQTLGLQFPYVIHGTYTHEVYIYALLQILNYAPQLRSDILSLIINRLMVLDVNIPREEAGDEEGDDDLTDCIDETVDNQTNNDVDKTNLVHPSAHTLDMCMELFLKYMHEFCFENGVLKIKSTRILYFDVLRAFETVILPTHASQYMQYIAFYICSFKAVVAETFIDWLWRKVIDPNVASVTRQSAVSYISSLLASATFIPSGLMKLMMVKLTKWIHNYISIQECSEHIDDMKQHVVFYSVCQAFFHLLIARHKEFLRLKNGILFLQELDISRIITCKLNPLKICDSKIVYSFADITSTYQLAYCYTVIENNERNQLPIFGIKTRLPILISNFFPFESYTLKYSGERILPLFHNNIVNAVRRNCE; from the exons ATGTCTGTGGTATCCTCGAGGGTCAACAGTGTGTCATCTCTACTAAAAGGCCCTGGCGTTAgagaacaaattattaagcAATCTAATAGGGTATACTTTAAACTCccaaaagatattaaaagtatactatataattttgaaacaggTAATGACATTAAAGAATACGAGAAGTTAATACAATTACTTCGAGAAGATGCTATAAAG gaTTGTGATTTAGCAGAATTTTTAGTTGAGACAAGGCAATGTGTATCCATGTTAGATGCTAaacatgaattatttattcaagttCTTCTTAAAATTCGATGGACAAATAGATCGCCAGGAGTTATTTCTACTTATAAACTCTTTTTACAAGATTTAGTATGTATGCAGACTCCTCatataaaaactgtaataaatCATCTAGTTGAATTGTTTAAACcag ttGAAGATAGTAACGTAGAACATGAAGCTGGAAAACttaaaaatgaagatataGAAAAGTTAAACCACATACATGACATATTGCATAAGATTTTGGAAGTGGTTCCAAT gTCGAACAAAGTTTTGCTGCAAACCCTTGGATTACAATTTCCATATGTTATACATGGCACTTATACACATGAAGTTTATATCTAtgcattattacaaatattgaattatgcaCCTCAACTGAGATCAGACATTTTAtccttaattattaatag ATTGATGGTGTTGGATGTCAACATACCTCGTGAAGAAGCAGGTGATGAGGAAGGTGATGATGACTTAACGGATTGTATTGATGAAACAGTTGATAATCAGACTAATAATGATGTAGATAAAACAAATCTTGTGCATCCATCTGCACATACGCTGGATATGTGTATggaattatttcttaaatatatgcaCGAGTTTTGTTTCGAAAATGGAGTTCTGAAGATAAAATCCACAAGAATATTGTACTTTGATGTTCTCCGAGCATTCGAAACAGTAATATTACCTACACATGCCAGTCagtatatgcaatatattgcaTTCTACATTTGCAGTTTCAAAGCTGTAGTCGCGGAAACTTTTATCGATTGGTTGTGGCGTAAAGTAATTGATCCAAATGTAGCATCAGTTACACGGCAATCAGCTGTGTCTTATATTTCTAGCTTGCTCGCTTCTGCTACATTTATTCCTTCTGG ACTAATGAAACTGATGATGGTTAAATTGACAAAATGgatacataattatatctcTATACAAGAGTGTTCAGAGCATATCGATGATATGAAACAACACGTTGTATTTTATTCCGTTTGTCAAGCGTTCTTTCATTTACTTATTGCGAGACATAAGGAATTCCTGAGATTGAAAAATG gtatattatttcttcagGAACTTGATATATCGAGGATCATTACTTGTAAATTAAATCCTTTGAAAATATGCGATAGCAAAATAGTTTACAGTTTCGCCGATATTACAAGCACGTATCAGTTAGCTTATTGTTACACTGTAATCGAAAATAACGAGCGTAATCAACTGCCCATTTTTGGGATAAAAACTCGCTTGCCTattttaatttcgaatttttttccatttgaaTCTTATACTTTAAAGTATAGTGGAGAAAGAATACTTCCTTTATTTCATAACAATATAGTAAATGCTGTACGAAGAAATTGTGAATAA